The genomic stretch TGCATATCCATAATTTAAAGCACTATTTTGTACACCTTCTCCTGCTTTTCTTCTAAATTTATCTCCAAATATATTTCTAAAATAAATACCTGCTGCTATTCCTTCACGATTGGTTAGATCTCCAATCTCTACATCTTCAATGTAATCACTCATCTTGTTAATCATATCCAAATTACAATTTAAAAGTTTCATTACTTCTCTTTGATTTTCAATCTTTTTTCTTACAATACCTTTCCATAAATAATTTTTTTCAAGCTCTCCCCATTGTATTTGATTTGATACTACTTTATACTGTCTTGAATGATTTCCAATTGAATTTAATATGCCGTAGGGATTATGTTTTTCATCACAAGTTATCAATAATATATTGTATTCTATAAATTTATTAAGTATTTTCATTGTAAATACAGCTTTATAATCTTCAACCACTATGCTTCCTATATCTTTTAATGGAATTTTATATTCTGTTGCATCTTTAACTATCAATAAATTATCTAAATA from Candidatus Cetobacterium colombiensis encodes the following:
- the cas1 gene encoding type II CRISPR-associated endonuclease Cas1, which encodes MSWRTIYITQCEKISLYLDNLLIVKDATEYKIPLKDIGSIVVEDYKAVFTMKILNKFIEYNILLITCDEKHNPYGILNSIGNHSRQYKVVSNQIQWGELEKNYLWKGIVRKKIENQREVMKLLNCNLDMINKMSDYIEDVEIGDLTNREGIAAGIYFRNIFGDKFRRKAGEGVQNSALNYGYA